TTGGTAAATATAAACATGAAAATTATGTTTTTTagataaataaaattattggAATATTTGTATGggatattttcttatttaatATTCAGAGTTTTAACAATTTacatgtttttgtttttgggttcTCGAATTACataaaatattgaaaaattacatacatttttgTTATTTACATTTCAACCGGCACTTTTTAGATAAGACCGCATTTCAGCATCCCACTTTTTCGCTTGATAACAATTAAtgaaaataacaaaaacaacaaaatggcAACGAATTTTCTTAATATTCCACATAAATCTAACTTTTTGCCGCCTCGTCCAATCAATCAAGTGTTTTGGGTATTCAAAATGTgaaaatatagaaaaaaaCTTATATCCCAAATTTTTGTTGGCCCGCTATCCCTTTTTTCTTTCTGTGTGGAGAGCTCGTTATTGTTTGGCCTGATGGATGCCATGACAAGGTTTTCATAACTTTTTGCCCCCAAACACAGACGCGTTTACAGCATGCAAAAACGATGGAAAATATCCTCAAACCCGTAGCCCGTAACCCGTAAACCGTAACCCGTAACCCGTAACCcttatatacgagtatatatccCGCTTTGACATCGTTCCTCATGAAGAGTGGCAAATTCTTCCATTTTTGGCTGAAACTGAAAGAGAAAAAGAAAcagttgttgctgccgcaTTTGGGGAAGCTGCCAATCAGTACAAAACAAAATGTGACCGCGTAAAAAAATCTCTATGGGGATAGAAGGGAGACATGGATATGGTGTGTGTTTTTGGCATTAATATAAAACGCaatcaaaatcaaatcaaatgaaaattgttcgagttgtttttgtgtgtgtgtgtgtgttgataAGTTCATTACGTTTGCATTGCCTTCGGTTAGTTTTTGCCTCTTTTCGAGATGGGACTTCCACCCTACGATGCCATTTCCAGTTGAATGTTTGTCTACCGATATGACCAATAATCAATGGATatccaacacacacacactgaggCAGCGACGCACACAAACAAATGCTTGGCCGCACATTACAAGCGACTTGGGCCAGCTAGCCACAAATTGAACTAATTTGATGTGTGAACAACAGCGGGTGGCGGGTGGAACGAGGCTATTTAGATGGAGGCGGTGGAGGACCGAAGGGCGGAGGCCGGATTTATCTTGACATTGATGAGCAGAGCCAGATTGAAGACATTCCccacgtacatacatatgtgcgtGTGGCTGTCGCTTGGAAGCCAAAAGAATCTGTAGCAGCAGTTGAGGGAGGGGGGAGCCCTTACGCGTATGTCCGAATCAATACTCGCCGCCTTTCCTCTCCCTGTAATTATCTCTGTCCCTCTTCTTATCTGCATCTGTGTTATGATTTtgagatatatatatacatattgtatgtATAGCGCATTAATTCAATTTGATGTGGAGGTGTCGAGCGGTGGAGCGAAATTCGAATACTGAATGCGTCGGTTATTCGTGATACTCATCTAATGCAAGTCGCAGAGAGACAGAATAATTTGCTGGCAGAGTCCAAAAATTAAGTGCGAGGGGGATTAATTCTTGCTTGTGCATTGAGCTGTACATTTATTATCTCTCAATCGGAGTAGTTGAGTAAAGAAAGTTAAGTGTATGCTGATTGATGGTAGTGCAATTGTTGAATGGTTGTTGCAGTGTTTCATGGTTCTGGAGGCTGAAGCTTTCCTGGCGAATATTCCAGGAAAAGCTGCTTCATTCGCCAGTTTTTGTTGCAGTACTGTTGCTGTTCTCCCAGAATTCCTCCGAGGAAAGATCCGGCCACACTTGGAGCATGGGCACGAGAAGATTCTATTGGTTATTGAGGCTTTTGCCAAGGGAATTGAACAGATCTAAGTAAATCATCCGGAAATCTCGATTCTACGTTTGGACGATAGAAAATTCTGcagatttctgttcgcctggtatcgGACAATCTGAAAATCTGAAAATCTAAAAATCTCGGTTTTTAGCACTACCAAATTTAAAGTGGTTGTGGTTTCTGTGATTGGAATAACATCCTTGATCAGATGAAATCCTCGGTAATGCTCCGATAGGACTCCATCTGGCGGAGGGAAATCAGATACGACTCAATTTGTGGCAAAGCGTAGGGTACATAAGTCGTCTGTGAAGGAAGATACAACTTAAAATTATATACTGATTCACTTACGCGTCTCGAAGCTGAGCCGCAGCGTTTGTTCGGTGGCGTATGAATGGAGGGATTGCTGACATTATTTCCCGTGGGCGTAAAACAACACTTCCGCCGTTGATCACTGTTCCCTGCTGTAGCGGACGGGACGCTACATTGTCGACTCAGTGACACAGCAGCGGCATTATGGCTATGGCCCGCAGCAGGACAGTCAGTGCCTGCAACAGTCCAGCCCTTGGACCTCCCGAGAGGATGAAGAGCTACAGAGGAATCACCTGCGGAGAAGGTACCGACGGCGAACAGACTGAAAAAGCGGAGAAAGACAACGTAGGAGGCAAGGATGAGCGCCATGGCAGTGGCCGGACGGAAGGGTCGCCTAGGCCAAGGACCTCAGGCACGCAAGAGGATTTCCTGGCGCCCGAAGGGTGAAAGAAAGagttaaataaattaaattaataaataataacttAATAACTTTACTTGGCGTAGTAAGAGGAGGGATTGTGGGATAGTAGTGGCAGAAAGCGTCTCGGCCAATAGAGCTGGAGGGAgtaaaataaaagaagaagaacCAAGGAGAGTCAAGGAGTCAATGGAGAAGATGAATGGGGGGGAGTTGAACAAGGAAAACTTACCCGGTCAAAACAGATGACTTAAAGCATGATGCAGGAAGCTCCTGCGAAGCATGTACGTCGTACAAAGTATGTACAGGTAAATAAAGAAAGTATTGTACCAATTGCTGGCGCGATGCACGCGATCGTGGATGCAGTATCGATCCGGCAACACCCAAACGGGTAAGACTGCCGGAGGGCGCCCGGTTCAAGACGGACTTACAGTTAGAAAATCACCAGAACGGCGCAGGACACGAAAAAGACAAGGTTAAAGCCTCTGGCTGCTTTTCCGGGAAAGTATATATTACATGAAAATTCTTTACTTATACGAGCTGACCCGGGCTGCAATGCAGCTTCTGGGAAGCAGCCACAGAGTCCGAAAGTGTCAGCACATTCCAGATCAATGGCAAGCGATATCCGATCTATCGGATACACAGTTGGCAGCCGTGCAGAGGAGGAATCCGATGGCCACAAGGCGCTGAGTCGCCTTTCTGGTGGGAATGCTGCCGACGCCGGGCAGCTTTAAGATTAATTaaaaatgtgaattcggtctACTGTAACTCATCGGTCCTCACAAACGATCCAGCTCCGTCACCCAACGAATACCCAACAATCCCCTTCGCACCTTGAATACCCTAATGGACAATTATTCCAATATGAAGTCATGTATGAAATacattatatgtatgtatatattaaacAAAATTGACATCTAAAACATATGCAAAATAGCATACAAAAAGTAAAGGGTATGCGAGCACAGGTCCACAAATGCCAGAAACCCTAAAACCAATACATGCAGAATATGATAATGCGTATTAAAATACGGTGGAACCAAGGCAGAAAACGTAATCCGCAAAAGTAACCCTGCAGTACGGGCCTTCGATGACTCAGCTGCTGACACGTCGATGACCGCGTCACTACCCCCGATGACATGGTTGATGACCCGCCATACGCTGAGCTGTTGACATTAACATGGAGAGGTCCTTGGGCATAGTCGTTGACATTGTCATCGAGCATTgccgaaaaatcatgcattttataAGTGATGATTTTTATCGAAAAGTCCTGCTCGagcaggttttttttttttgttgtatttttggATTGCTCACAAATTGAAATTTCGAGCACACCGCAGATTATAATACGGATTTACATTATATTTCTTTATTCTTCTTTTAGTCCCGAGCATAAGAGAAGAATAAAgacatacatacgtatgtacatatgtataatgtGGATGCAACGAAACATTACAATAATTTGAACACAGTTCTTGCACAAATTTAACTTTATATACAATTGAGattttatacatacatatgtatataattatTTAAACACTGCACTTACCTGATAATAGTAATCAAATCACAGCACTTAACGTCGCTTCGTTTGCGCACGCGCGGAAAAGAAGGAAACAGAAGGGAAAACAAAGTGTTCGATTTGGCTGGCGTCAACTCCTAGATGACATTGTAGATGACAGTCGTCATCGCTCACAGCTGGTACTGCAGGGAAGAGAAAACCGGAGCCTGTCTGAttgtacatgtacatatattcgaCTAACACATCCAAAGCGTTACCGGCTGGCTGGCTCAGCTTAGTTCGGCGGTAGCCGAACGTCAGAGCGGAAGACCCTAGGATCTAATCCAGAAAGCTCGGTTGCAACATGTTTGGAGTATAACCTGGCACATCTAGTATATACTGCATGGTTAGTGTCTATATGCATTCCACCAATGACCAATATTCTAGCTGTTTTTATGACGTACCGAACGTTGAAtacctctttctctctctttccagcaACGAATTGCCTTCCGGTTGCTTCCGTGCTCCCTCCGTCTGGGGCGGATACTGAACGAGAATGAGtgtgagcgagagagaaatACTAATACGGAATCATTAGATTCCGGCCAGAATCCAGATGTCGGTCTCACTGCTATTCACCACTTGATCTTTTCTCAgaaaaattgaattttcttGTTTCAATGTGTTTTCTATACCCGGTACTCGAAGAGTAtatgggtatattagatttgtgataaaattggatgtgtgtaacacccaaaaggaagcgtttccgaccccataaataaacaaaattaTGATCAACGTTAATAGAAAAGTCGATaaagccatgtctgtctgtccatctgtcccgatgagcgcctagatctcagagactataagagctagagcaaacaAATTCTGTTTacagactcctgtgatatctcaCCGTTttaagtatatttcaaaatttgttGGGTTAGGTGTCGGAGTGCTCCGATACATTGgcttaaaataaaaataaatatctCAAAAGAACGTTTTTTATAATTCTTTAGGACTTTTTTACTACTACTAACGCAAGCTCTCATGTGAAGTACAAAGCATCTGTGGCACAGTGTAATAATTGTCATGTGATACAATTTTTTAAGGAATGTCTGAAACAAGAATTTTGTGAgttcttttggggcagtgtatCTCCTGGTATGTgtttgtgtatgtgtatgtgtatgtgtatgtgtgtagcAGCAAAAATGTCCAAGAAAATGCATTTAAGTAGAACGAAAACTTTCCAGCACAGTTGCGGCGTTCATTTGTATGCATATGTAGTGTTCGTGTATCTGTATTAATGTGTGCGTGGAGACAGTGGATCCGTATACATATGCATAGTATGTGTGTAGGTGGTGTGCGTTGATCTCTGTAGGTATATGTGCAATCCTCCACATCTTCAGCGGAACAGATTTGCTTTAGCAGCTTAGTCCGCCTCCTCGCTGCTAGTATCGGGGGGCAAGGGATTGGATGGCCTCATGCGAGCGATACGGACGTGCAGACGACGTTGTGACAGTCTGAAGCGCGCACCCTCTCCTAAAGAGTGACGGGAGAGGCGATCGGCAATGTCGGATATTCCCGACTCCTCCTCTGCACTGGCAACGGCAGCGCGAATGCTCGACGGTTCGCGATGCTGACGGCGAAAGTGCTGCGAAATGTTGAGCAAGCGGCCGGGTGGGGCCATGGGCACGGCCACGCACAGTGGACAGATGGCGTCGCTGCGGTCGTCGTTGTGCTGGGCAACCACATGCTTCACAAGTTCGAAGTACGAATGGCCCATGGAGCCGCAAATGGGGCAAGTGAAGCTATCGGCGTTCAGATAGGGAATTGGCTCCCCGGCAAAGTACAGCTTCTTAGCATTCTCGTCCAGCAGGCACTGCATTGGATGCTCCGACTTGTGCGGCCCATTCACCACCTTGGCGTCATAGCAGCTCTGACACAAATCAAAGTCGGCGCACTGCAAGCACTTGAAGCGGCAGCCAGTTATTCCGTTGCCCCAAAGGTCGCAGCCGTCACAAGTTGCGCGCGTGTGAGGCTCCATTATGATTCCAGTTGCTTAACCTTGTGGAGAGATGATGAGTCGACAAAAAGAATTACAATTTCTCCAAAGGACTTACCTTTTTTCGAGCTCGGATGTTGAAACTTGCAAATTTTaccagagagaaatacgtggATGACGTTTCCAGGCGTCGATAATAATTGAGAGCAACTCTGTTCCGATTTAAAATAAATCGAAAAGAGTTGCCAGACTGTTCAAAAGAAGGCGTTAAGCTATAATTTAATTGTAATTAAATTCAAAGCTGATTTTGCAGTATTTCAAGCTTTACAATAAAAAACATAAATTTCTTCTTAGGAAAAGACTGTTTTTAATGGTAGGTTTCAAAACGCTTGTTCTTGATCATTTTTACGATTTCTCtgattaattttttttttttttgattcgAGTTCGTGAATTAACGCTTATATATGAAACAATACAAATCTAATATTTTGTACTTTCCCTGAGGTTTTCAAGTAAAAATATTGATCAAAACTGCcccaaaatttaaaaaaatttacaTTTGAAAGCTTAATAAAGACGTTAAGCTTGAGCTTTGATGACAGATTGGCAGCTGTATTTATTATCTTTTCAGAATGGAAAAGTTCTTTAAAACTACATATGTGCATAAATGTAGCATACTAATGTTTTATGAAAAAACGATACATTACCTTtaaaaaataacaataaaaatataatcatttaaattcaaattataAGTCATTAAACATTTTTAGCCCAAATACTCCACTGGAATCACTATCAAAAAACTCAGCGGTCAATAAAATTAGCTCGTGCTGGAACGCTCATGTATCGATCGCTCCAAGTGCCCAACAAGTGCAACGGATCACTTATAATCTCATCTCGGGCCTTGGAAAAATGGCTAGCAGACTGGGGCATGCATGTGAATGAGCAAAAGTGCAAACAGACAAACTTGCCCACCGGTGTCTCTCAACAACATCAGCATTCCAACCGAAGTAGCGTACCTTGGTGTACATTTGCATAGACGGCTCACTTGGTGTAAACACATGGAAGCAAAGAGAAATCTACTGAAACTTAAAGCTAGAATTCCACATTGTCCTCGCCACTAAAACTGGAGTACAAAGTACTTTTGTACGGTACAGTTTTCAAAGCAATTTTGACATATGTATGGCTCCGAACTAGGGGAAAGCCTGGCTGAATCAAAGATAATGAGAACTAGCACTGGGCATCATAGTACATACGGAGTGCAAATCTTCATAAGGACTTAAATGTCGAATTTATTAAGGATGAAATCGCCAAGGCGAAAGGAAAGTATCTGGTCAAGTTTCAGAGCCATCCTAATATACTTGCGCCGAGtcaattgagccatgtctgtctgtccgtctgtccgtctgtcctttcgtccgtctgtccgtccctatgagcgcctactGCTCTGAGagtataagagctagagcagcGACATTTTGTATggagacttctgtgatatgtcactgttacaagtgtatttcaaaactatTTCGCCAGGCCCCCTTCCGTCCCCacaatccacaattttgaagatacgagaaaaccataaacgcagaatcgtagggaATGACAATCtcttctagactgcagaatctgaactagatcgtatcatttttatagccagaataaagaaaacactTTCATTCgatctcgctctgtctctctcaaacacacacgtttcatggtcggctttgctaTTGCCTAAGAATAAGAAAAccaagaaacagaaacagacgaagacagaaagagagactGAATCGGAATTTGACAGCAGCCAGAAAGGAGAGCTATTATAGTTTCGGGGCCAAAGTTTACATACTCGTACCATTCCCTTGTATGATATGCATGAAATGTCTGGTCGATTTGTATAGCTGATTTACTGATCATAAAATATTGTGTGAATCACAATCGTCTGCTCGTACACCAATTGAAAGCGAAACTGCAAACGCATTCAAAAGCTCCGAAAAAAGCAAAAACTCTTCACCGGTGCAtgtgcaaattaaataactgcggtagcggattgtgttttttaaaaagtttttattttacttctaacttcactgatatagatttaagtagagggtcacaaaggattccgggcaaagggtttgcgcgatcttaatttttagctcgactttgcggtgtcgcttctggatcaagactgacttgaactttctgatctttgcatcgttgatccctttcgggaatagtttttctataaacatttcaattgatttcgccatcccgagtattggatttcgtcatccaaagagagaactgtaaaatgcctaaagtgcaggatctgcagaaagccgggagtgagattgtttatgagaagccgggtgtgggcaaacattggttttccatttaggcgagtgtcaaagattgggattgcggtgGGAGCCCTTgcgattgtacatcttagaaatcaattaggcggaggcccaagattgaaattgttttcgttttggaaagccaaagattgtttacaactcgtataagagctcaatagaattggatacgttaactccccccattcttaaatgtttcgtcccgatacattttgaagttctgatagagctctaatttcttctgacagtatttgaatgttgctttccactatttcttctgacggtattcttattgatttaataagtacaaatttggttaatttatagccgaagtaaaatagcattatcaatatcaaaatgattaagaataatgttgttaatggtaaggccgtattacctaatgttataaggggatttaaaatattaacattatcaaaagaaaattgcttatcatttgattgtatataatcaactaattcaaaatcgctatatctatgatgcgatatatatcttagaattttacccttatcatttatgtgggttatattatttattacaattgtgttgttgaatataaggagatacgatcctaacaaagtagtattgtctacgatatttttgcctgaaactatcCTGAATCCTatccatcctgaatgatgtctatttctttttttttccccctttttttagtgcagttggctttaaagccattaagtaaattggtgaaacaggtcttctttaaattaatttgtgcgtaattgtttaaagtttcacttttaaaattattcattaaatagtatttctccttacattcacaaactttttcacttataactaacattccatcattttgtgagatggctcttgcatggtagaacttgcaaatatctttaatttgaggatattttatgtaaatgattattaaatcagcatttcgaattattttagccgttgcaatgtccagcagatcagacagttcaacaggatgtttttcatgcttataaatgtcctctatttcgtttttatttaaaatttttgtattgaaaatgtttacttttaagagggttatggtatcaactaaatttagtaggtcaaaagttattaattttaaacgatgctttctcagtatcgtttcttcattgaagatgacattttttaatgaatttgataaaaattcaatttctttgaaaaatttggaatttattacaaattgtttattattattttcagttaattcatttactttattttgtattttcaaaaagtcgtcatgaaaatatttaatatttgatgttatctttatgtataattctgtttctattgttgattataattttattcagtcgattttccttaactacctgctttttgtatcgggattgaagtttatttctttccccgaatttcttttcataaactacttctcctattttataatctttttctcttctatctttgttatgtagcttaagcattttggtctgagcttccttaagtaatattggattatgcttgtgttctattttgttatacaatatgtcatatggcatttgattggtcgttgaatgtatcgtcaggttatatttcagtgccgcccttattattatttccgaataatctgttagatttagttcatccttgatgcaccgcgctatttctgttagtgtggaatgtaccctttctacctgaccatttgaggtgctgtgtctgggatcagcataataaatagttaagttacttctttgtatgaatgatctaaattgtgctgaagtaaagcttggttcgttgtcagtcattaaagatgttgctaacggaaagtgttgcaaaatttccattaccttattttcaatgtttaatttactttgaatttccttgaccaccaagtatttggaataagaatctatacaagttatgaatgttaggttttgggcatagtatatgtctaagtgtaattgatctccttcttttgctggaatgggagcttccccaattggaatttttacagggtgtctgtgatatttgtttttgttacagatctcacaattttttatatattcttttaattttttgtgcaggtttggccaataatacagcttagttatttgtttgtaattttcgtctagtcctctatgggctctgcaatgtgtttcttctataattatagctttatcttctgaatttactacatcttggaggaactttctcgtgaagagaaatttatttatgaagttttcctttagtttattttggataaggtataaatcttctaaagtgcagtgtattcctgtggttaagtgaggctgaatagattcttttaaaatgattagcagattgtctaccgtatcaaattcaataatatgtcgggtattttcataaactcttactaactcatgaactgtgaatctcccttgcgctaatagtagctgctgtttaaattggtttagaggcttgctagtctcttgaatgacgttttcaaaactactctctgctgaatgctgagtatttgtGTCTGATTCTtattctgtctggtcgacatcactatctgtcatatgatttattttaatccgagataaagcgtccgctactacgttagttgagcctggcttataaatgatttttggtgtgaaactttctatgaagtaataccaacgtttcatttcaacatttggatttttttgcgacattgcaaaggacaaaggttggtgatctgtatgtatttcaattccactcactccgtataaataatttcgcaaattttttaatgcccatacaatagctaataattcctttttattagtagcatataattgcccggttttacttaaagttttagaaataaatgttatgggattcccatcttgcgacaaaactgcacctattgctgtgtccgatgcatctgtggttaatgtgaattttttattgtaatctggttgtactaattcaatatgtgctattaaactgtcctttaaattattaaatgctcccattgctggttcatccagctgtattaatgttttcttggatgcccttcgtgaaactttcccatttactccactcagatattttgttaatggtttggcaattgtagcataatttcggacaaattttctgtaataccctgttagtcctaagaaactacgtagctctctgatatttttaggaattggatagttttgtattgttgagattttgtctggatctgttttaatgatattttgggaaacaatgtatcccagaaatttggtttccaattgaaagaatttagacttttctagggaaattttcatgttagcgttttgcaatatctgtattatatgaattagatctttataatgttgttctatagtttttgaaaatattattatatcgtccatatagacgtgacaagtttttccaacttgttctctaagtatatcgtccattgccctttggaaaattctgggagcgttcgtcaatcccataggcattcttagaaattcatatttgccgttatttatggaaaaagatgtttttttaatatctgattccctcattaaaatctgatagaaacctgactctaaatcaatggccgagaaatactttgccttacctaaattggcaaggattactgaaggatcttgcatagggaatctatccggtatggtgttttcattaagtttcttaaagtctattactaatctatgtttaggagttccgtcctcatttactcccttctttggtactgctattaccggtgaattatatgggcttttactaggtctgattataccttcatctaacattttacttatttcgttattaacgaaatcgttaaccgaataagcgtatggatactgcttgccatataccggtctatcatgtttagtgttaatctctctttttatatccgttctgaacggtaactgtaaatttatattggcatggtcttcttcgatgatagataccattttctctctgagattttctaaattgtcctctttgtaggttattgtgttatacaatttcatttttttcaattcagaatttgcataattttgaatgtcggatatttctacgacggcgcgttcaggattttttcatcccaaacttttaaattgttcattgtcggataattcaacgacggcgtgttcaggattctttaatcccaaactattcga
The Drosophila miranda strain MSH22 chromosome XL, D.miranda_PacBio2.1, whole genome shotgun sequence genome window above contains:
- the LOC117188885 gene encoding E3 ubiquitin-protein ligase KCMF1-like, which codes for MEPHTRATCDGCDLWGNGITGCRFKCLQCADFDLCQSCYDAKVVNGPHKSEHPMQCLLDENAKKLYFAGEPIPYLNADSFTCPICGSMGHSYFELVKHVVAQHNDDRSDAICPLCVAVPMAPPGRLLNISQHFRRQHREPSSIRAAVASAEEESGISDIADRLSRHSLGEGARFRLSQRRLHVRIARMRPSNPLPPDTSSEEAD